The Streptomyces sp. NL15-2K genome contains a region encoding:
- a CDS encoding transposase, translating to MRARYRWEGVWGLVDHRAIRPRSVLGRADERVVAALREVLEAGRERTYAADLGITDESLRTWVRKENESQALTERREAGGSPAEELVRLRAQNARLLAETEWQLEREILRRAAAYFARWVK from the coding sequence ATGCGGGCCCGTTACCGCTGGGAAGGGGTGTGGGGGCTGGTGGACCACCGGGCCATCCGGCCGCGGTCCGTCCTGGGGCGTGCGGATGAGCGGGTGGTGGCCGCCCTTCGAGAGGTGCTGGAGGCCGGGCGGGAGCGCACATACGCGGCGGACCTCGGCATCACCGACGAGTCGCTGAGGACGTGGGTCCGCAAGGAAAACGAGTCCCAGGCACTGACCGAGCGCCGCGAGGCCGGCGGGAGTCCGGCTGAGGAACTGGTCCGGTTGCGGGCGCAGAACGCCCGGCTACTGGCGGAGACGGAGTGGCAGCTGGAGCGTGAGATCCTGCGCCGGGCAGCCGCCTATTTCGCTCGGTGGGTGAAGTGA
- a CDS encoding MOSC domain-containing protein, producing MDTTTCDEVADEPWRGEVLSIYVAEYAGVEMHALPAARLVAGVGVADDRYALGHGHYSYMWHPDRQLTLISQEVIDEVSRAIGEPVDGMELRRNIVTRGVPLNSLVGRCFAIGETIVYGGRLNVPCRYLERLIDKKVFEPLLGRSGLNCRILRGGTVRPGDVVRPLRPGEDSTIEAPATEPVEIDGASE from the coding sequence ATGGATACGACGACATGTGACGAGGTGGCCGACGAGCCGTGGCGCGGCGAAGTCCTGTCCATCTACGTTGCCGAGTACGCCGGAGTGGAGATGCACGCGCTGCCGGCGGCGCGTCTGGTGGCGGGCGTGGGCGTGGCCGACGACAGATACGCGCTCGGTCACGGTCACTACTCGTATATGTGGCACCCGGACCGTCAGCTCACGCTCATCTCGCAGGAGGTGATCGACGAGGTCTCGCGGGCCATCGGTGAGCCGGTGGACGGGATGGAGCTGCGTCGCAACATCGTGACCCGTGGCGTCCCCCTCAACTCGCTGGTCGGGAGGTGCTTCGCAATCGGCGAGACGATCGTCTACGGAGGCCGGCTCAACGTGCCCTGCCGATATCTCGAGCGTCTGATCGACAAGAAGGTGTTTGAGCCGCTTCTCGGCCGGTCAGGGCTCAACTGCCGGATTCTGCGCGGAGGTACCGTTCGTCCTGGGGACGTCGTGCGACCGCTTCGCCCAGGAGAGGACTCCACGATCGAGGCGCCCGCCACCGAGCCAGTAGAGATCGACGGGGCTTCCGAATGA
- a CDS encoding PDR/VanB family oxidoreductase produces MAARLEADAWPARGVRELTVVPVHRETFPRFVPGDHVHIQHGNGTRRDYSLIGPADDPSCYRIAIRRDDDGRGGSVLFHEELEVGDLLFVSYPQSGMRIDRTASHHVFVAGGIGVTAILGLLEGLPPGASSEIRYCVRHREHAAYLDVLQASGAEVILHESAAGGRLDVPALTAGLADDATVYCCGPEALMAEMAEAASRLHPDRVRCESFTGRVSAPGDRLGDSFEARLMLSEQVIHVAEDESLLQAMLRENVPVDYSCEGGACGSCVLEVVDGEIEHRDLCLSDEERGQSMAACVSRGKGAISVQA; encoded by the coding sequence ATGGCCGCTCGGCTTGAGGCGGATGCGTGGCCGGCGCGGGGGGTACGCGAACTCACCGTCGTTCCCGTCCACCGTGAGACGTTCCCGCGTTTCGTTCCCGGCGACCATGTCCACATCCAGCATGGGAACGGAACGAGGCGCGACTACTCGCTCATCGGACCCGCGGACGACCCCTCGTGCTACCGGATCGCCATCCGTAGGGACGATGACGGTCGCGGCGGTTCCGTCCTGTTCCACGAGGAACTAGAGGTCGGCGACCTGCTGTTCGTGTCCTACCCGCAAAGTGGTATGCGGATCGACCGCACCGCATCGCACCACGTGTTCGTCGCCGGCGGGATCGGAGTGACCGCGATTCTGGGGCTGCTGGAGGGGCTGCCGCCTGGCGCGTCGAGCGAGATCCGGTACTGCGTACGGCACCGTGAGCACGCCGCGTATCTCGATGTACTGCAAGCGTCGGGCGCCGAGGTCATCCTGCACGAGTCGGCCGCGGGTGGCCGGCTCGACGTGCCGGCACTGACAGCCGGGCTGGCTGACGACGCGACTGTGTACTGCTGCGGTCCCGAGGCCCTTATGGCCGAGATGGCCGAGGCGGCCAGCCGCCTCCATCCGGACCGAGTGCGCTGCGAGAGCTTCACGGGGCGGGTGAGTGCACCCGGTGACAGGCTCGGTGACTCGTTCGAAGCCCGGCTGATGCTGTCGGAGCAAGTGATCCATGTCGCGGAGGACGAGTCGCTGCTCCAGGCCATGTTGCGTGAGAACGTGCCCGTCGACTACTCGTGCGAGGGCGGCGCCTGCGGCAGCTGCGTGCTCGAAGTGGTCGACGGGGAGATCGAGCATCGCGACCTGTGCCTGAGTGACGAGGAGCGCGGGCAGTCCATGGCCGCCTGCGTATCGCGTGGGAAGGGTGCCATCTCGGTGCAGGCCTGA
- a CDS encoding terminal protein Tpg-like protein — translation MRWITQDLPGEVARELFAARDAGAGEQRQTVILARALGHAYFREGGRRAHGLHVAFSDVEFADFSIG, via the coding sequence GTGCGATGGATCACCCAGGACCTGCCGGGAGAGGTGGCCCGGGAGCTGTTCGCCGCTCGGGATGCCGGCGCGGGCGAGCAGCGGCAGACGGTGATACTCGCCCGTGCGCTGGGGCACGCCTACTTTCGCGAAGGGGGCCGCCGGGCCCACGGTCTGCACGTAGCTTTCAGCGACGTCGAGTTCGCCGACTTCTCGATCGGCTGA
- a CDS encoding transposase, which translates to MWVRDRLDGLRCDEDFADWYPRDGRPDLSPTQLATVCVLQFLLDLSDRQAAEAVRCRIDSTYALAMELDDPGFHHSVLADFRERLTQGDGADGLFDLALAPATPGVWRGGSRTPGSYVNAHVPGPNRVHNLPRKRPERGLPAASTPRPASTRPHRSAKARPEGRYVVRSKAEGTVNEFAHGHGRRVQMTWQNWLRTAGCWPCRLAAWRDGRGTDRAGIGARVAHPPRSFEHRGTPAIFASGAPGFHPEGRRRAGGVAAHCAAVGDEEARSASSAGSDAGPGDRGSGPGPMAAPNTGPSACTGRS; encoded by the coding sequence ATGTGGGTCAGGGACCGGCTGGACGGGCTGCGGTGCGATGAGGACTTCGCCGACTGGTACCCGCGCGACGGGCGCCCGGACCTCTCCCCCACCCAACTGGCCACCGTCTGCGTCCTGCAGTTCCTGCTCGACCTGTCGGACCGGCAGGCCGCCGAGGCGGTCCGCTGCCGCATCGACTCCACATACGCCCTGGCCATGGAGCTGGATGATCCCGGCTTCCACCACAGCGTGCTGGCCGACTTCCGTGAGCGCCTCACCCAGGGCGATGGTGCCGACGGCCTGTTCGATCTCGCGCTGGCCCCGGCTACGCCCGGTGTGTGGCGAGGCGGCTCAAGGACGCCGGGCTCGTACGTGAACGCGCACGTGCCCGGTCCGAACCGGGTGCACAACCTCCCGCGAAAGCGCCCGGAACGTGGGCTTCCCGCCGCGAGCACTCCGCGACCTGCAAGTACGCGTCCGCACCGATCAGCAAAGGCCCGGCCGGAAGGCCGCTACGTGGTCCGCTCCAAAGCAGAGGGCACCGTCAACGAGTTCGCCCATGGACACGGCAGGCGGGTGCAGATGACCTGGCAGAACTGGCTACGGACTGCGGGGTGCTGGCCCTGCCGGCTGGCCGCTTGGAGAGACGGACGTGGGACAGATCGAGCAGGGATTGGAGCGCGCGTTGCGCACCCGCCCCGTTCCTTCGAGCACCGAGGCACGCCTGCGATTTTTGCTAGCGGCGCACCCGGGTTCCACCCGGAGGGTCGCCGCCGTGCTGGGGGTGTCGCAGCGCACTGTGCAGCGGTGGGTGACGAAGAAGCCAGGAGCGCGTCGTCCGCCGGGTCCGATGCAGGTCCGGGCGATCGAGGAAGCGGTCCTGGCCCGATGGCAGCCCCGAATACGGGCCCGTCGGCGTGCACAGGCCGAAGCTAA
- a CDS encoding XRE family transcriptional regulator, giving the protein MSHAQAEDLEELAARTIAEHRRNRGLSLTTVATASGVSPAHLSRIERGERVPSLGVLLQLTQAYNVTLGELVGEHQPGSLTVRHSVARPHPPAAGVAYRPLLTQADPGIVQIVLVDIALGTKTPPSSHPGTECIFMLEGAVELSIGTKRWTLSAGDTIDFDSADEHVLRSVSGAARAMLVIISPVAAADAPTDR; this is encoded by the coding sequence ATGTCGCACGCGCAGGCGGAGGATCTGGAGGAGCTCGCCGCCCGGACGATCGCGGAGCACCGCCGGAACCGCGGCCTAAGCCTGACCACTGTCGCCACGGCGAGTGGTGTGTCTCCCGCGCACCTGTCGCGTATCGAGCGAGGGGAACGCGTTCCCTCGCTCGGTGTCCTCCTCCAACTGACGCAGGCGTACAACGTGACACTGGGCGAACTCGTGGGTGAGCACCAGCCCGGTTCCCTCACCGTGCGGCACAGCGTCGCCCGCCCGCACCCACCCGCCGCGGGAGTCGCCTACCGGCCGCTGCTCACCCAGGCCGACCCAGGCATCGTCCAGATCGTCCTGGTGGACATTGCCCTTGGGACGAAGACGCCCCCTTCATCACACCCCGGCACCGAGTGCATCTTCATGCTGGAAGGAGCCGTCGAGCTCAGCATCGGCACGAAACGGTGGACGCTGAGCGCCGGCGACACCATCGACTTCGACTCCGCCGACGAGCACGTCCTGCGCAGCGTCTCCGGCGCCGCCCGGGCGATGCTCGTGATCATCTCGCCGGTCGCCGCAGCCGACGCTCCTACTGATCGATGA
- a CDS encoding MFS transporter: protein MTDTLPPRSKTRDHSRRLRRTVAASTVGSIIEWYDFMLYGTVAALVFPTQFFPSSDPFAATMLTFSTFFVGFAARPIGAIVFGHLGDRAGRKAALISTLVLMGIGTVGVGLIPGYDSIGFWAPVLLVLMRALQGIGMGGEWGGAVLMAAESGDSRRRGFRIGFPQASAMFGVAMANTVVLVVGNVAGDAFVSWAWRLPFLASIVLVVLGFWMRKGIVETADFAVVKEAGTVHRAPVLSALRSHPWEITLGLFLKVGEMAAVFVFITFVFSYGTSVGKFDRELLLALVAGAAIISSLITPLMGALGDAFGPRRVYLVGAAGMAVICVVYFAAIKSGNPAAAAPVILVSLVPYAAMFASEASLITGLFPAQVRYSGSSLAFNLAGIIGGGPAPLIATAIAGRFDSPFALSAYLLVTVGLGVTAVILLGRREASRV, encoded by the coding sequence ATGACCGACACACTCCCGCCCCGGAGCAAGACCCGGGACCACTCACGAAGACTTCGGCGTACCGTCGCAGCCAGCACCGTCGGCAGCATCATCGAGTGGTACGACTTCATGTTGTACGGCACGGTCGCCGCACTGGTGTTCCCGACGCAGTTCTTCCCGTCGAGCGACCCGTTCGCCGCCACGATGCTCACCTTCTCGACCTTCTTCGTCGGCTTCGCGGCACGCCCGATCGGTGCGATCGTCTTCGGGCACCTCGGTGACCGGGCCGGGAGGAAGGCGGCTCTCATCAGCACGCTGGTGCTCATGGGGATCGGCACGGTCGGGGTCGGTCTCATCCCCGGCTACGACTCGATCGGATTCTGGGCACCCGTCCTTCTCGTACTGATGAGAGCCCTGCAGGGCATCGGTATGGGCGGCGAGTGGGGCGGTGCGGTGCTCATGGCCGCTGAATCGGGTGACTCGCGACGGCGCGGCTTTCGCATCGGGTTTCCCCAAGCCTCGGCCATGTTCGGTGTCGCGATGGCCAACACGGTGGTGCTCGTGGTCGGAAACGTCGCGGGCGACGCGTTCGTCAGCTGGGCGTGGCGGCTGCCCTTCCTGGCCAGCATCGTGCTTGTCGTCCTCGGGTTCTGGATGCGGAAAGGGATCGTGGAGACAGCGGACTTCGCCGTCGTCAAGGAAGCCGGAACGGTCCACCGCGCCCCGGTGCTCAGCGCCTTGCGGTCGCATCCCTGGGAGATCACGCTCGGTCTGTTCCTCAAGGTCGGCGAAATGGCCGCCGTGTTCGTCTTCATCACGTTCGTCTTCTCGTACGGCACCTCGGTGGGCAAGTTCGACCGCGAGCTGCTGCTTGCGCTTGTCGCCGGCGCGGCGATCATTTCCTCCCTCATCACGCCGCTCATGGGTGCGCTGGGCGACGCTTTCGGCCCCCGCCGGGTGTACCTGGTCGGCGCCGCGGGCATGGCCGTCATCTGCGTCGTCTACTTCGCGGCCATCAAGAGTGGGAACCCAGCCGCAGCGGCTCCGGTGATCCTGGTGTCTCTCGTGCCCTACGCGGCGATGTTCGCCAGCGAGGCTTCATTGATCACCGGACTGTTCCCTGCGCAGGTGCGTTACTCAGGTAGTTCCCTGGCCTTCAACCTCGCCGGGATCATCGGGGGCGGACCGGCGCCGCTCATCGCCACGGCGATTGCCGGCAGGTTCGACTCACCGTTCGCTTTGAGCGCCTACCTTCTGGTGACCGTGGGACTCGGCGTCACAGCGGTGATCTTGCTCGGCCGCAGGGAGGCCTCCCGTGTCTGA